The Urbifossiella limnaea genome has a window encoding:
- the xerC gene encoding tyrosine recombinase XerC, whose amino-acid sequence MEVALAEFLTHLGLERNASDKTVKSYREDLTQALGFARERLKQGSVAPADWTTRLLRAFVAWLHEQSYAKSTIARRLAAVRSFGKYLCRQGVLQQNPALALRGPRLEKKLPHFLTVADVQKLLAAPDASAWAGSRDRALLETLYSAGLRVSELVGLDLADADLNDGVVVVRGKGKKERLALLGPAAVSAIQAWLPERAALLQRAGADSPAVFLNKDGGRLTARSVGRLLTGYLRLAGLDPRTSPHTLRHSFATHLLDAGADIRGVQELLGHKSLNTTQVYTHVTTQRLQDSYRKAHPRS is encoded by the coding sequence CTGGAAGTCGCCCTCGCCGAGTTCCTCACCCACCTCGGCCTGGAGCGGAACGCCTCCGACAAGACGGTCAAGTCCTACCGCGAGGACCTGACCCAGGCGCTCGGGTTCGCCCGCGAGCGGCTCAAGCAGGGCTCCGTCGCCCCCGCCGACTGGACCACGCGGCTGCTCCGCGCGTTCGTGGCGTGGCTGCACGAGCAGAGCTACGCCAAGTCCACCATCGCCCGCCGGCTGGCGGCGGTGCGGTCGTTCGGGAAGTACCTGTGCCGGCAGGGGGTACTGCAGCAGAACCCCGCGCTGGCGCTGCGCGGCCCGCGGCTGGAGAAGAAGCTGCCGCACTTCCTGACCGTGGCGGACGTGCAGAAGTTGCTCGCGGCGCCCGACGCGAGCGCGTGGGCCGGTTCCCGCGATCGCGCCCTTCTTGAGACGCTGTACTCCGCGGGCCTGCGCGTCAGCGAACTGGTTGGCCTCGACCTCGCCGACGCCGACCTCAATGATGGTGTGGTCGTCGTCCGCGGTAAGGGGAAGAAGGAACGGCTCGCCCTGCTCGGGCCGGCGGCGGTGTCGGCGATTCAGGCCTGGCTCCCGGAGCGGGCGGCGTTGTTACAACGGGCCGGGGCGGACTCCCCGGCGGTCTTCCTGAACAAGGACGGGGGGCGGCTCACGGCGCGGAGCGTCGGGCGGCTGCTCACCGGGTACCTGCGGCTGGCCGGGCTCGACCCCCGCACCAGCCCGCACACCCTCCGGCACAGCTTCGCCACGCATCTGCTCGATGCGGGGGCGGACATCCGGGGGGTGCAGGAGCTGCTGGGTCACAAGAGCCTGAACACCACGCAGGTGTACACGCACGTGACGACCCAGCGGCTCCAGGACAGCTACCGGAAGGCGCACCCGCGGTCGTAA
- the nagB gene encoding glucosamine-6-phosphate deaminase encodes MATPHPLPHTRVPALRFPTAADGSKYVAREIDKLVRARNAAGKPTVLGLATGSTPVGLYRELIRLHKEEGLDLSRVVTFNLDEYLPMPKEDAHSYFRWMHETFFNHVNIPWGNIHVPDGTLAAEDVDRFCADYEKRIRAAGGIDIQILGIGRTGHIGFNEPGSPRNSRTRMVTLDGITRRDAAPGFFGEENVPAQAITMGVASILDARRLFLMAYGEHKAGVVFKALEQPPTEAVSASFLQEHPDATVVLDDAAAAELTAIKRSWEVGPAEWTPELVRRAVVHLSLSVGKGLQMLGDEDFRDHHLYELLREQGPATRIGEAVFHDRMTTITPFPAGPAKGNPKTILVFSPHPDDDVISMGGTIIRLVQQGHTVHVAYMTSGNIAVFDHDARRFIDFVEEFLAAFGSVGEHSTAGTVKQRVETFLATKKAGQPDAPELLKVKGLIRATEARAAALACGIPPEQLEFMNLRFYQTGRVTKDPVHQDDVSDLEKLMLRLQPAQVYVAGEMSDPHGTHRLCAEAIFAAVRQARPKGLTSEVWLYRGAWEEWEPHEIEMAVPLSPDVLEQKKQAIFRHQSQKDRAMFPGGTDRREFWQRAEDRNIATAKTYDALGLPEYYAMEAFVRWKE; translated from the coding sequence ATGGCCACCCCACACCCGCTCCCGCACACCCGCGTCCCCGCCCTGCGGTTCCCCACCGCCGCCGACGGGTCGAAGTACGTCGCCCGCGAGATCGACAAGCTCGTCCGCGCCCGCAACGCGGCCGGCAAGCCCACGGTCCTGGGCCTCGCCACCGGGTCCACGCCCGTCGGCCTGTACCGCGAACTCATCCGCCTCCACAAGGAGGAAGGGCTCGACCTGTCGCGGGTCGTGACGTTCAACCTCGACGAATACCTGCCGATGCCGAAGGAGGACGCGCACTCGTACTTCCGGTGGATGCACGAGACGTTCTTCAACCACGTCAACATCCCGTGGGGGAACATCCACGTCCCCGACGGCACCCTCGCCGCCGAGGACGTGGACCGCTTCTGCGCCGACTACGAGAAGCGGATCCGCGCCGCCGGCGGCATCGACATTCAGATCCTCGGCATCGGCCGCACCGGGCACATCGGGTTCAACGAGCCCGGCAGCCCGCGGAACAGCCGCACCCGCATGGTGACGCTCGACGGCATCACCCGCCGCGACGCCGCCCCCGGCTTCTTCGGCGAGGAGAACGTACCGGCGCAGGCCATCACGATGGGCGTCGCCAGCATCCTCGACGCCCGCCGGCTGTTCCTCATGGCGTACGGCGAGCACAAGGCCGGCGTTGTGTTCAAGGCGCTCGAGCAGCCGCCCACGGAAGCCGTCTCCGCGAGCTTCCTGCAAGAGCACCCGGACGCCACGGTCGTGCTCGACGACGCGGCCGCGGCCGAACTCACCGCCATCAAGCGGTCGTGGGAGGTCGGGCCGGCCGAGTGGACGCCGGAACTGGTGCGGCGCGCCGTCGTGCACCTGTCGCTGTCGGTGGGCAAGGGCTTGCAGATGCTCGGCGACGAGGACTTCCGCGACCACCACCTGTACGAGCTGCTGCGCGAGCAAGGCCCGGCGACGCGGATCGGCGAGGCCGTGTTCCACGACCGCATGACGACGATCACGCCGTTCCCCGCCGGCCCCGCGAAGGGGAATCCGAAGACCATCCTGGTGTTCTCCCCGCACCCGGACGACGACGTGATCTCGATGGGCGGCACGATCATCCGGCTGGTGCAGCAGGGGCACACCGTCCACGTCGCGTACATGACCAGCGGCAACATCGCCGTCTTCGACCACGACGCCCGGCGGTTCATCGACTTCGTCGAGGAGTTCCTGGCGGCGTTCGGGTCGGTCGGCGAGCACTCCACGGCCGGCACGGTGAAGCAGCGCGTCGAGACGTTCCTGGCGACGAAGAAGGCCGGCCAGCCGGACGCGCCGGAGCTGTTGAAGGTGAAGGGGCTGATCCGCGCCACCGAGGCCCGCGCCGCGGCGCTGGCCTGCGGCATACCGCCGGAGCAGCTCGAGTTTATGAACCTCCGCTTCTACCAGACCGGCCGCGTGACGAAGGACCCGGTCCACCAGGACGACGTGAGCGACCTGGAGAAGCTGATGCTGCGGCTGCAGCCGGCGCAGGTGTACGTGGCGGGCGAGATGTCGGACCCGCACGGGACGCACCGGCTGTGCGCCGAGGCGATCTTCGCGGCGGTGCGGCAGGCCCGGCCGAAGGGGCTGACGAGCGAGGTGTGGCTGTACCGCGGGGCGTGGGAGGAGTGGGAGCCGCACGAGATCGAGATGGCGGTGCCGCTGAGCCCGGACGTGCTGGAGCAGAAGAAGCAGGCGATCTTCCGCCACCAGAGCCAGAAGGACCGGGCGATGTTCCCCGGCGGCACCGACCGCCGCGAGTTCTGGCAGCGCGCCGAGGACCGCAACATCGCCACCGCGAAGACCTACGACGCGCTCGGCCTCCCCGAGTACTACGCGATGGAAGCGTTCGTGCGGTGGAAGGAATAA
- a CDS encoding cytochrome c3 family protein, whose amino-acid sequence MTGKVWAAVGVLTALAAGAWWYTHPRPALPDPPAPPADTPHVAAVSTDCADCHRREYDTWFRTYHRTMTRDAAPDTVKGDFAGAAYEYAGVVTRATRRGDEFYLETADPGRAARTTEYRVDRVVGSHWIQEYLHRAPTGQYVRLPVLYHLGERRWVHSHGGFLAPESADFWEHSRGAVWNASCLYCHNTGPRKNPVRDALGRPAGFRTEVAELGISCEACHGPGDAHLRKQRGDTIHPADDVVHPGRLPVARRDEVCGRCHGALVPKPEAWDRVTHRDPFVPGRPLEVFNHVFRSEGEQAALAAGRPKAKERPTPDPTDGRFWGDGTPLTTALEFNGLQLSACYENGTGRLSCMTCHAMHGDEPNMLVRPAARGNDACLSCHPAYREKLTEHTRHAADGAGSLCYSCHMPHQVYSLMTTHRSHRIQTPELADSVGTGKPHACNLCHLDKSLGWTKAELAKWPGPAGKRAAAVKLDVDDEANSAAVLALLRGDARTRAVVAGAFSHEAAKRAGGADWHGAVLTRLLEEERYPVVRYLMGRALPDPFDALAAPAVRRARLLELRGRYGPPVKPTAADWARLRAGRNDPDVTVNE is encoded by the coding sequence ATGACGGGTAAGGTCTGGGCGGCGGTCGGCGTTCTGACGGCGCTCGCCGCCGGGGCGTGGTGGTACACCCACCCGCGCCCCGCCCTTCCCGACCCGCCCGCGCCACCCGCCGACACGCCGCACGTCGCCGCCGTTTCGACCGACTGCGCGGACTGCCACCGCCGCGAGTACGACACCTGGTTCCGCACGTACCACCGCACCATGACCCGCGACGCCGCCCCCGACACGGTCAAGGGCGACTTCGCCGGCGCCGCCTACGAGTACGCTGGCGTCGTCACCCGCGCCACCCGCCGGGGCGACGAGTTCTACCTGGAGACGGCCGACCCGGGCCGCGCGGCCCGCACCACCGAGTACCGCGTCGACCGGGTGGTGGGGTCGCACTGGATTCAGGAGTACCTGCACCGGGCTCCGACCGGGCAGTACGTGCGGCTGCCGGTGCTGTACCACCTCGGCGAGCGGCGCTGGGTCCACAGCCACGGCGGGTTCCTCGCCCCGGAGTCGGCCGACTTCTGGGAGCACAGCCGCGGGGCCGTGTGGAACGCCAGCTGCCTGTACTGCCACAACACCGGCCCGCGGAAGAACCCGGTCCGCGACGCGCTCGGCCGCCCCGCCGGGTTCCGCACCGAGGTGGCCGAACTGGGGATCTCGTGCGAGGCGTGCCACGGCCCGGGCGACGCGCACCTGCGGAAGCAGCGCGGCGACACGATCCACCCGGCGGACGACGTGGTGCACCCGGGCCGGCTGCCGGTGGCGCGGCGCGACGAGGTGTGCGGGCGGTGCCACGGGGCGCTGGTGCCGAAGCCGGAGGCGTGGGACCGGGTGACGCACCGCGACCCGTTCGTGCCGGGCCGGCCGCTCGAGGTGTTCAACCACGTCTTCCGCTCCGAGGGCGAGCAGGCGGCGCTGGCCGCCGGCCGGCCGAAGGCGAAGGAGCGGCCGACGCCCGACCCGACCGACGGCCGCTTCTGGGGCGACGGCACGCCGCTGACCACGGCGCTGGAGTTCAACGGGCTGCAACTGTCGGCGTGCTACGAGAACGGCACCGGCCGGCTGAGCTGCATGACGTGCCACGCCATGCACGGCGACGAGCCGAACATGCTGGTCCGCCCCGCGGCCCGCGGCAACGACGCGTGCCTGTCTTGCCACCCGGCGTACCGCGAGAAGCTGACCGAGCACACCCGCCACGCGGCCGACGGGGCGGGGAGCCTGTGCTACTCGTGCCACATGCCGCACCAGGTGTACTCGCTGATGACGACGCACCGGTCGCACCGCATCCAGACGCCGGAGCTGGCCGACAGCGTCGGCACGGGGAAGCCGCACGCCTGCAACCTGTGCCATCTCGACAAGTCGCTCGGGTGGACGAAGGCGGAGCTGGCGAAGTGGCCCGGCCCGGCCGGCAAGCGAGCCGCGGCGGTGAAGCTGGACGTCGACGACGAGGCGAACTCGGCGGCGGTGCTGGCGCTGCTGCGCGGCGACGCGCGGACGCGGGCGGTGGTGGCGGGGGCGTTCTCGCACGAGGCGGCGAAGCGGGCCGGCGGCGCCGACTGGCACGGCGCGGTGCTGACGCGGCTACTCGAAGAGGAGCGCTACCCGGTGGTGCGCTACCTGATGGGGCGGGCGCTGCCGGACCCGTTCGACGCGCTGGCGGCGCCCGCGGTGAGGCGGGCGCGGCTGCTGGAGTTGCGGGGGCGGTACGGCCCGCCGGTGAAGCCGACGGCGGCCGACTGGGCTCGCCTGCGGGCGGGGAGGAACGACCCGGACGTGACCGTGAACGAGTAG
- a CDS encoding bifunctional serine/threonine-protein kinase/formylglycine-generating enzyme family protein: MSADSGFAGLPLDAVLRVNARCDAFEAALRSGGRPRPDEFLGDATGAERDTLLVHLAAVAVDYYEPTPDEFVRRLAAEGLTPDPFDAAGTTAELAERLTATGALTAYQAGVLRSARPHPLALNDYVILDRVAAGGMGTVYRAVHRRMRREVALKVVADGGWFRREAEAAGRLAHPNIVTAYDAGEARGVSYLASEFVAGTDLRRRVLEHGPLSVPDAVRAIRDAAAGLAYAHGCGVIHRDVKPANLICTPAGDVRVLDVGLARVAHRAGSADDLSLVVGTPGYMAPEQTADPAAVDARADVYALGRTLAFLLTGRTPTGDDTPLSPDAPPALAALCRRMTAPDPADRPAAMADVLGALDAFGRRRRGWQVTVGLLVVAGGLGLVFRPSDPPPPIPPRPLPTLREVPFDAAAYQAEWAAALGEPVEIEPLPGLKARLIPPGRFLMGTPADPLDAWIAAEPNVTVRERLRGEVARPAGVAEPFYLASTETTVALFRRFVTAQNPPYRTTAERDGGVGYRLKPDGNWTVEPGPTWRQAGEQPLTDAHPVGNLGRDDCADFCRWLTRELGGRYECRLPTEVEWEYGCRAGEPGLWACGSDAAGLGPLAWFTGTVDAADGRFRPVGRKAPNRFGLFDVHGNLEEWCGDGGGVLRGGHVRSGAGGVRSAARSPAKPTEPRGGFRVALVVSGR, translated from the coding sequence GTGAGCGCGGACTCCGGGTTCGCCGGCCTGCCGCTCGACGCAGTCCTGCGCGTGAACGCCCGCTGCGACGCCTTCGAGGCGGCCCTGCGGTCCGGCGGCCGGCCCCGGCCCGACGAGTTCCTCGGCGACGCGACCGGCGCCGAGCGCGACACGCTGCTCGTCCACCTCGCCGCGGTCGCCGTCGACTACTACGAGCCGACGCCCGACGAGTTCGTCCGCCGACTCGCCGCCGAGGGGCTGACCCCCGATCCCTTCGACGCCGCCGGCACGACCGCCGAACTCGCCGAACGGCTGACCGCGACCGGCGCGCTGACGGCGTACCAGGCTGGCGTACTGAGGTCGGCGCGGCCGCACCCGCTGGCGCTGAACGACTACGTCATCCTCGACCGCGTCGCGGCCGGCGGCATGGGCACCGTCTACCGCGCCGTCCACCGGCGGATGCGGCGCGAGGTGGCGCTGAAGGTGGTGGCCGACGGGGGGTGGTTCCGCCGCGAGGCCGAGGCCGCCGGCCGCCTCGCTCACCCCAACATCGTCACCGCCTACGACGCCGGCGAGGCGCGCGGCGTGTCCTACCTGGCGTCCGAATTCGTCGCCGGCACCGACCTGCGCCGCCGGGTGTTGGAGCACGGCCCGCTGTCCGTGCCCGACGCCGTGCGGGCGATCCGCGACGCCGCCGCGGGACTGGCCTACGCCCACGGCTGTGGCGTGATCCACCGCGACGTGAAGCCGGCGAACCTGATCTGCACGCCGGCCGGCGACGTGCGCGTGCTCGACGTGGGGCTGGCCCGCGTCGCCCACCGCGCCGGCTCGGCCGACGACCTGTCGCTGGTCGTCGGCACGCCCGGCTACATGGCCCCCGAGCAGACCGCTGATCCCGCCGCGGTCGACGCCCGCGCCGACGTGTACGCCCTCGGCCGCACCCTCGCATTCCTGCTGACCGGCCGCACCCCGACGGGCGATGACACCCCGCTGTCGCCGGACGCGCCGCCGGCGCTGGCCGCGCTGTGTCGCCGGATGACGGCGCCGGACCCGGCCGACCGCCCCGCGGCGATGGCGGACGTGCTCGGCGCGCTGGACGCCTTCGGCCGGCGACGCCGCGGGTGGCAAGTGACGGTCGGCCTCCTCGTCGTCGCCGGCGGGCTCGGGCTCGTGTTCCGGCCGAGCGACCCGCCGCCGCCGATCCCGCCGCGGCCGCTACCCACCTTGCGCGAAGTGCCGTTCGACGCCGCCGCGTATCAGGCCGAGTGGGCCGCCGCGCTCGGCGAGCCCGTCGAGATCGAGCCGCTCCCCGGCCTGAAGGCGCGGCTGATTCCGCCCGGCCGCTTCCTCATGGGGACGCCCGCCGACCCGCTCGACGCCTGGATCGCGGCCGAGCCGAACGTGACTGTCCGCGAGCGCCTCCGCGGCGAAGTCGCGCGGCCGGCCGGGGTCGCCGAGCCCTTCTACCTCGCCTCGACCGAGACGACGGTCGCCCTGTTCCGCCGCTTCGTGACGGCCCAGAACCCGCCGTACCGGACGACCGCCGAGCGCGACGGCGGCGTCGGCTACCGGCTGAAGCCGGACGGCAACTGGACGGTGGAGCCCGGCCCGACATGGAGGCAGGCCGGCGAACAACCGCTGACCGACGCGCACCCGGTCGGCAACCTCGGCCGCGACGACTGCGCCGACTTCTGCCGGTGGCTGACGCGCGAACTCGGCGGCCGCTACGAGTGCCGGCTGCCGACGGAGGTGGAGTGGGAGTACGGCTGCCGGGCGGGCGAGCCGGGCCTGTGGGCGTGCGGGTCGGACGCGGCCGGGCTCGGCCCGCTGGCGTGGTTCACCGGCACCGTTGACGCCGCCGACGGCCGCTTCCGCCCGGTCGGACGGAAGGCGCCGAACCGGTTCGGCCTGTTCGACGTTCACGGGAACCTGGAGGAGTGGTGCGGCGACGGCGGCGGCGTGCTGCGCGGCGGTCACGTTCGCAGCGGCGCCGGCGGGGTGCGCAGCGCCGCCCGCTCGCCGGCGAAGCCGACCGAGCCCCGCGGCGGGTTCCGCGTCGCGCTCGTGGTGTCGGGTCGGTAG